In Panacibacter ginsenosidivorans, the following proteins share a genomic window:
- a CDS encoding chorismate synthase, whose translation MNSFGRIFRVHIFGESHGESVGIVIDGVPAGLPIIEDDLLPDLERRKGGKQKGTTPRQEADYPFFKSGIFNGKATGAPITIFFENNNTRSGDYEKQRSFPRPGHADFVAHEKYGGNEDFRGGGHFSARLTTGLVAAGAIAKKMLQHLTPNPSPKERGIRPQPGYMTASPEQWNYLIAYARENRKNQTKAEDIMWQQLRNRNIEDQKFRRQHPIAGYIPDFVCLDKKIIVEIDGEYHNTEEQIKFDSMRMQWLNEFGYSMVKITNDEVQNSLQEVINRIKQAIQERKTVEPVTSEALSFEEGLGEVFQGISIHAEVTEIGGEKDLEKGLQNAIDAKDSVGGLVECRVNGLPIGLGEPFFDSVESNIAHIAFAIPAVKGIEFGSGFAAAKMFGSQHNDAIENMEGKTTTNHAGGIVGGITNSNELVFRIAIKPTASTPKQQNSLNWETGKMEDFSIKGRHDLCVALRAPVILEAATAVALADLMLLEQRIPRIWK comes from the coding sequence ATGAATAGTTTCGGCCGCATATTTCGTGTACATATTTTTGGTGAATCGCATGGCGAGTCAGTTGGTATTGTTATCGATGGTGTTCCTGCAGGTTTGCCTATAATAGAAGATGACCTCTTACCTGATCTTGAACGCAGGAAAGGTGGTAAACAAAAAGGTACCACACCACGTCAGGAAGCTGACTATCCTTTTTTCAAAAGTGGGATATTTAACGGTAAAGCTACTGGTGCGCCAATCACCATCTTCTTCGAAAATAATAATACACGCAGCGGCGATTATGAAAAACAACGCAGCTTTCCACGTCCCGGTCATGCAGATTTTGTAGCACATGAAAAATATGGTGGCAACGAAGACTTCCGTGGTGGCGGGCATTTCAGTGCAAGACTTACAACAGGGCTTGTTGCTGCTGGAGCTATTGCAAAGAAAATGTTACAACACCTCACCCCTAACCCCTCTCCAAAGGAGAGGGGAATAAGACCCCAACCCGGTTATATGACTGCTTCGCCCGAACAATGGAATTATCTTATTGCTTACGCCAGAGAAAACAGAAAAAATCAAACGAAAGCTGAAGATATAATGTGGCAGCAACTACGCAACAGAAATATAGAAGATCAAAAATTCAGAAGACAACATCCGATTGCAGGATATATTCCTGATTTTGTATGCCTTGATAAAAAAATAATAGTAGAAATTGACGGGGAATATCATAATACAGAAGAGCAAATAAAATTTGATTCCATGCGTATGCAATGGCTCAATGAATTTGGTTATTCAATGGTAAAGATTACAAATGATGAAGTACAGAATAGCTTGCAAGAAGTTATTAATCGCATCAAACAAGCCATACAAGAGCGCAAGACAGTTGAACCCGTAACGTCTGAAGCCCTCTCCTTTGAAGAGGGTTTGGGTGAGGTTTTTCAAGGTATTTCTATACATGCTGAAGTAACAGAAATAGGCGGTGAAAAAGATTTAGAAAAAGGTTTGCAGAATGCTATTGATGCAAAAGATTCTGTCGGCGGTCTTGTTGAATGCCGGGTTAATGGTTTGCCTATAGGTCTTGGAGAACCTTTTTTCGATTCTGTTGAATCAAACATTGCGCATATTGCTTTTGCTATTCCTGCTGTAAAAGGGATTGAGTTTGGAAGTGGTTTCGCTGCAGCAAAAATGTTTGGATCACAGCACAACGATGCCATTGAAAATATGGAAGGCAAAACAACCACCAATCATGCAGGTGGTATTGTTGGCGGTATCACTAACAGTAATGAACTCGTATTTCGCATTGCCATAAAACCAACGGCCTCTACACCAAAACAACAAAACAGTCTTAACTGGGAGACAGGTAAAATGGAAGATTTCTCTATCAAAGGCCGCCACGACCTTTGTGTGGCATTGCGTGCACCCGTTATCCTGGAAGCCGCTACGGCTGTGGCTTTGGCAGACCTGATGTTATTAGAACAACGTATTCCACGCATCTGGAAATAA
- the aroA gene encoding 3-phosphoshikimate 1-carboxyvinyltransferase — MQVTIQPSSISGTIVAPASKSSMQRACAAALVRKGESIIRNPGISNDDRAALKVIQALGATVEQLEDGSIKITSDGVNAVTSEVNNGESGLGIRMFAPIVALNAKEMTINGEGSLLTRPMDFFDEIFPQLGVQITSNNGKLPLKVHGPLQPKNITIDGSLSSQFLTGLLLAYSALDAKDVTITVNNLKSKPYVDLTLSVMEQFQLKVPRNNDHKEFFFEIEPVNYQSTYIDYTVESDWSGGAFLLVAGAIAGNITVRGLDIASTQADKAVMQALMDCGCNLSVQDNQIEIGPGKLKAFHFDATDCPDLFPPLAALAAYCEGTTVIEGVHRLAHKESDRGLTIQQELGKMGLEVVLQDNLMLIKGGNGLHGAHVHSRHDHRIAMMCAVAGLKAEGETIIEEAQAVSKSYPNFYEHIQSLGGVVSLNNKEAIHE; from the coding sequence ATGCAGGTAACGATACAACCATCATCTATATCAGGAACCATTGTAGCACCCGCTTCAAAAAGTTCTATGCAGCGTGCATGCGCTGCAGCTTTGGTAAGAAAAGGAGAAAGCATTATTCGTAATCCAGGAATCTCTAATGATGATAGAGCTGCGCTAAAAGTAATACAGGCATTAGGTGCAACAGTAGAGCAATTAGAGGATGGCAGCATAAAAATTACAAGTGATGGTGTAAATGCTGTTACCAGTGAAGTAAACAACGGAGAAAGTGGTTTAGGCATCAGAATGTTTGCACCCATCGTTGCACTCAATGCAAAAGAAATGACGATTAATGGTGAAGGCAGTTTGCTTACCCGCCCAATGGATTTCTTTGATGAGATCTTTCCACAACTTGGCGTTCAAATAACGTCGAACAATGGTAAACTGCCATTAAAAGTACACGGTCCTTTACAGCCAAAGAATATTACTATTGATGGCTCATTAAGTTCACAATTTCTTACAGGATTATTGTTGGCATACTCTGCACTAGATGCAAAGGATGTAACTATTACTGTGAATAATCTCAAGAGCAAACCTTATGTTGATCTTACGCTTTCTGTTATGGAACAATTTCAATTAAAGGTGCCACGGAACAATGATCATAAAGAATTCTTTTTTGAAATAGAACCTGTCAACTATCAATCAACTTATATTGATTATACAGTAGAAAGTGATTGGAGTGGCGGCGCATTCTTATTGGTCGCTGGTGCTATTGCAGGTAATATTACAGTAAGGGGTTTAGACATTGCTTCCACTCAAGCTGATAAAGCGGTAATGCAAGCATTAATGGATTGTGGTTGCAACTTATCTGTGCAGGATAATCAGATTGAAATTGGCCCTGGCAAATTAAAAGCTTTTCATTTTGATGCAACAGATTGTCCTGATCTTTTTCCTCCGCTTGCTGCGCTGGCTGCCTATTGCGAAGGCACAACAGTTATTGAAGGGGTTCATCGCTTAGCGCATAAAGAAAGTGATCGCGGATTAACTATACAACAGGAGCTTGGCAAGATGGGTCTTGAAGTTGTATTACAGGATAACCTCATGCTCATCAAAGGTGGCAATGGTTTACATGGCGCACATGTGCATTCACGTCATGACCATCGCATTGCTATGATGTGTGCTGTTGCTGGTTTAAAAGCAGAAGGTGAAACAATCATTGAAGAAGCGCAGGCTGTTTCAAAATCTTATCCTAATTTTTACGAACATATACAAAGTCTTGGTGGCGTTGTATCTTTAAATAATAAGGAAGCCATTCATGAATAG
- the aroB gene encoding 3-dehydroquinate synthase, protein MTKKNIAFSTATTSFYFDASFDHLEKLVSRDNTFIITDENIFSKNQRKFRGWSTIVVKPGEEHKTQHSVDNIIGQLVQAGANRKSCIVGVGGGIITDMAGYVAGIYMRGVQFGFVPTSILAMVDASIGGKNGVDVGVYKNMVGLIRQPSFLLYDYSLLKSLPKEEWVNGFAEIIKHACIKDAAMFKLLEQHKLTDFQKDKVLLNKLIQRNALLKSKVVQQDEFEQGDRKLLNFGHTLGHAIENTYKLPHGHAVTIGMVIAAYISRDMLGLKDADKIAFLIIKYGLTAFFRFNADKALEMMKSDKKATKKDIQYVLLEKIGKGIVKPLTIEQIAPVVQQLATTN, encoded by the coding sequence ATGACAAAAAAAAACATTGCTTTCTCAACAGCAACTACTTCGTTTTACTTTGACGCTTCTTTTGATCACCTGGAAAAGCTGGTATCAAGGGACAATACCTTCATCATAACCGATGAAAATATTTTCAGCAAAAATCAAAGGAAATTTAGAGGCTGGAGCACGATTGTAGTCAAGCCCGGTGAAGAACATAAAACACAACATTCGGTTGATAATATTATTGGTCAGTTAGTGCAGGCTGGTGCAAACCGAAAGTCTTGTATTGTGGGTGTTGGCGGTGGTATTATTACAGATATGGCTGGTTATGTTGCAGGGATTTATATGCGTGGAGTGCAGTTTGGTTTTGTTCCAACTTCAATTCTCGCAATGGTAGATGCATCTATTGGTGGTAAGAATGGTGTGGACGTTGGCGTTTATAAAAACATGGTGGGCTTAATTCGTCAGCCTTCATTTTTATTATACGATTATTCATTACTTAAATCATTGCCGAAAGAAGAATGGGTAAATGGTTTTGCAGAGATCATTAAACACGCCTGCATTAAAGATGCGGCTATGTTTAAATTGCTCGAGCAACACAAGCTTACTGATTTTCAGAAAGACAAAGTATTGTTGAATAAACTGATTCAACGCAATGCTTTACTTAAAAGCAAAGTCGTGCAACAGGATGAGTTTGAACAAGGTGATAGAAAGCTGCTCAACTTCGGTCACACACTTGGGCATGCAATTGAGAATACCTATAAATTGCCACATGGCCATGCAGTAACTATTGGAATGGTGATTGCAGCTTATATCAGCAGGGATATGCTGGGGCTTAAAGATGCTGATAAGATCGCTTTCTTAATTATAAAATATGGTTTAACAGCTTTCTTTAGATTTAATGCAGATAAGGCTTTGGAGATGATGAAGTCTGATAAGAAAGCAACAAAGAAAGATATTCAATATGTACTGTTGGAAAAGATAGGTAAAGGAATAGTTAAGCCATTGACTATAGAACAGATTGCACCGGTTGTGCAACAATTAGCTACTACAAATTAA
- a CDS encoding chorismate mutase — MQATNATTMKELVQEKWNKRPLIISGPCSAETEEQVLETAVRLHKTGKVDIMRAGIWKPRTRPGSFEGIGTKGLPWMQQARKITGMPVAVEVATAKQVQDALHFDVDVLWIGARTTVNPFSVQEIADALRGVDVPVLIKNPINPDLELWIGAVERVAKAGIKQIGLIHRGFSSYGNTEYRNAPMWHLAIEMKRRNPDMMMINDPSHICGRRDILQEVAQKAIDLDFDGLIIESHIDPDKAWSDAKQQVTPERLAEMLDSIKWRKEDVANEEYHAALEKLRQQINHLDDELMQILGERMKTAEKIGQYKKDNNITILQTNRWNEILQRAFDRGDKIGLSREFITKYFDAVHMESINHQNKILNS, encoded by the coding sequence ATGCAAGCAACGAATGCAACAACCATGAAAGAATTGGTGCAGGAGAAATGGAACAAACGTCCATTGATCATTTCCGGTCCGTGTAGTGCAGAGACCGAAGAGCAGGTTTTGGAAACTGCTGTACGTTTACATAAGACCGGTAAAGTAGATATTATGCGTGCCGGTATCTGGAAGCCACGTACACGCCCCGGAAGCTTTGAAGGTATTGGTACCAAAGGTTTACCGTGGATGCAGCAGGCTCGTAAAATCACGGGTATGCCGGTAGCAGTTGAAGTAGCTACAGCAAAGCAGGTGCAGGATGCGTTGCACTTTGATGTAGATGTATTGTGGATCGGTGCACGTACAACAGTAAACCCTTTCAGCGTGCAGGAAATTGCAGATGCACTGCGTGGTGTGGATGTTCCGGTGTTGATCAAGAACCCGATCAACCCTGATCTTGAATTATGGATCGGCGCGGTGGAGCGTGTGGCAAAAGCAGGCATTAAACAAATTGGTTTGATACATCGCGGTTTCTCTTCTTATGGCAATACAGAATATCGCAATGCACCAATGTGGCATTTGGCGATTGAAATGAAACGCCGCAATCCTGATATGATGATGATCAATGATCCTTCACATATTTGTGGTCGCAGAGATATTCTCCAGGAAGTTGCACAGAAAGCAATTGACCTTGACTTTGATGGTTTGATCATTGAATCGCACATCGATCCAGATAAAGCATGGAGCGATGCAAAGCAACAGGTAACACCTGAGCGTCTCGCTGAAATGCTTGACAGCATTAAGTGGCGTAAAGAAGATGTGGCAAATGAAGAATATCATGCTGCATTGGAAAAATTGCGTCAGCAAATCAATCACCTTGATGATGAGTTGATGCAGATCCTCGGTGAGCGTATGAAGACCGCAGAAAAAATTGGTCAGTATAAAAAAGATAACAACATCACCATCCTTCAAACAAATCGTTGGAACGAAATTTTGCAACGTGCATTTGATCGTGGAGATAAGATTGGTTTAAGCCGTGAATTCATCACAAAATATTTTGATGCAGTTCACATGGAAAGTATCAATCATCAGAATAAGATATTGAATAGTTAA
- a CDS encoding DEAD/DEAH box helicase produces MITFEELGLEERLVKATSELGFVNPTTIQEKAIPVLLSGTKDFIGLAQTGTGKTAAFGLPLLQVINENDKYPQALVVCPTRELCMQIVSEIELFKKHIRAINVIAVYGGTSIGQQIRDLKRGIQIVVATPGRLIDLIERKAINLEQIKYVVLDEADEMLNMGFQDDIELILKNTPQRESTWLFSATMPPEIRRVSKKYMKDPVEVTVGKANTANKNIDHQYYVVAAHHRYEALKRLIDVNPGIYGIIFTRTKVDAQNIAEKLTREGYDIDALHGDLTQQQRDAVMGQFRDKTLQLLIATDVAARGIDVVGITHVINYELPDDMEVYTHRSGRTGRAGNVGICMSIVHSREIGRLKQIERMVQSPFHKLEVPTGKDVCRKQFFSFMDKLLQTDISHGDYETYLPMLTEKFADVSKEEVLQRVAATEFDRFLKYYENAEDLNIREQRRDPRERISRDGFNRDDRGNRRGGDDRFNRADRGAGRGERREFNSNSNGNTTRLFVNLGTKDGFYKASFLQFILDMSELTKEVLGRIDMKEMNSWIEIESGAAKQMIRAIDGKNYKGRRIRMNDANSR; encoded by the coding sequence ATGATAACATTTGAAGAATTGGGGTTAGAGGAGCGATTGGTAAAGGCTACCAGTGAATTAGGCTTCGTTAATCCTACTACAATCCAGGAGAAAGCGATACCTGTTTTACTAAGCGGCACAAAAGATTTTATAGGGCTGGCACAAACAGGTACGGGAAAAACAGCGGCATTTGGCTTGCCGTTGCTACAGGTAATAAATGAAAACGATAAATATCCGCAGGCATTGGTGGTTTGCCCCACACGTGAACTGTGTATGCAGATCGTAAGTGAAATTGAGCTCTTTAAAAAGCATATACGTGCTATAAATGTAATAGCCGTGTACGGCGGTACCTCTATTGGTCAGCAGATAAGAGACCTGAAGCGCGGTATACAGATCGTTGTGGCAACACCCGGAAGATTGATTGATCTTATCGAACGCAAAGCTATTAATCTTGAGCAGATAAAATATGTGGTGCTGGATGAAGCTGATGAAATGCTGAACATGGGTTTCCAGGATGATATAGAACTCATTCTTAAGAATACACCACAACGTGAAAGCACATGGCTATTCAGTGCGACAATGCCACCGGAAATTCGCAGGGTTAGCAAGAAGTATATGAAAGATCCTGTGGAAGTAACAGTTGGTAAAGCAAATACGGCGAACAAAAATATTGATCACCAATATTACGTTGTAGCAGCTCATCATCGTTATGAAGCATTGAAGCGTTTGATAGATGTGAACCCGGGTATCTATGGTATCATCTTTACACGCACCAAAGTTGATGCGCAGAATATTGCAGAAAAGCTTACCCGTGAAGGTTATGATATTGATGCGCTGCATGGAGATCTTACACAGCAACAGCGTGACGCAGTGATGGGACAGTTTCGTGATAAGACTTTACAGTTGCTGATTGCAACAGATGTGGCTGCACGTGGTATTGATGTGGTGGGTATAACACACGTAATTAATTACGAGCTGCCTGATGACATGGAAGTGTATACACATCGCAGTGGCAGAACAGGCCGTGCAGGCAATGTAGGTATTTGTATGAGCATTGTACACAGTCGTGAGATAGGAAGATTGAAACAAATAGAACGCATGGTTCAATCACCATTTCATAAACTGGAAGTACCAACGGGTAAAGATGTTTGTCGCAAACAGTTCTTTTCTTTCATGGATAAATTATTACAGACAGATATCAGTCACGGCGATTATGAAACATATTTACCTATGCTTACAGAAAAGTTTGCTGACGTAAGTAAAGAAGAGGTGTTGCAAAGAGTGGCTGCTACTGAGTTTGACAGGTTCCTGAAATATTATGAGAATGCAGAAGACCTGAATATAAGAGAACAACGCAGAGATCCGAGAGAAAGAATATCACGTGATGGGTTCAATCGGGATGACAGAGGTAACAGGCGCGGCGGTGATGATCGTTTTAACAGGGCTGATCGTGGTGCAGGTCGTGGTGAAAGAAGAGAGTTTAACAGCAACAGTAATGGCAATACAACAAGACTCTTTGTGAACCTTGGTACAAAAGATGGTTTTTATAAAGCAAGTTTTTTACAATTCATTCTTGATATGAGTGAGCTTACCAAGGAAGTACTCGGCAGAATTGATATGAAAGAAATGAATAGCTGGATAGAAATAGAAAGTGGTGCTGCCAAACAAATGATCCGCGCAATTGATGGTAAGAATTATAAAGGCAGAAGGATAAGAATGAATGATGCGAACAGCCGGTAA
- a CDS encoding prephenate dehydrogenase, which translates to MFNSVTIVGVGLISGSFALALKEKGYTKHVIGVSRTKESEQKAIELGIIDEALPLEEAVKKSDLIYVAIPVDVTIPVMQQIMKIVTDKQIVVDAGSTKLVLCKALANYPMRSRFVATHPMWGTEYSGPEAAVKDGFAGRACVICEKEKSDPKAVEIVENIYKDLGMHIVYMDAEPHDVHAAYVSHIAHITSFALANTVLEKEKEEDAIFELAGGGFESTVRLAKSSPAMWAPIFMQNRENVLDVLNEHITQLRKFKACLEKENMEYLYELMENANKIQRIIK; encoded by the coding sequence ATGTTTAACAGTGTTACGATAGTTGGTGTTGGTTTGATCAGTGGTTCATTCGCACTGGCGTTAAAAGAAAAAGGTTACACCAAACATGTTATCGGCGTAAGCAGAACAAAAGAAAGTGAACAAAAAGCAATCGAGTTAGGCATTATAGATGAAGCATTGCCGCTTGAAGAAGCAGTAAAAAAAAGTGACCTTATTTATGTAGCTATTCCTGTTGATGTAACGATTCCTGTTATGCAACAGATCATGAAAATAGTTACGGATAAACAGATTGTTGTTGATGCAGGCTCAACAAAATTAGTTTTATGCAAAGCCCTTGCAAACTACCCCATGCGCAGTCGCTTTGTTGCCACGCATCCTATGTGGGGTACGGAATACAGCGGACCGGAAGCTGCTGTGAAAGATGGCTTCGCAGGACGTGCATGTGTTATATGCGAGAAAGAAAAAAGCGATCCCAAAGCAGTTGAGATCGTTGAAAATATTTACAAAGATCTTGGTATGCATATCGTTTACATGGATGCAGAACCGCATGATGTGCATGCTGCTTATGTAAGTCATATTGCACACATCACTTCATTCGCTTTGGCGAATACAGTATTGGAAAAAGAGAAAGAAGAAGATGCCATCTTCGAACTTGCCGGTGGTGGTTTTGAGAGCACGGTGCGTTTGGCAAAAAGTAGTCCGGCAATGTGGGCGCCCATCTTTATGCAAAACCGCGAAAATGTATTGGACGTTTTGAATGAACACATTACGCAGTTGCGCAAATTCAAAGCATGTTTGGAAAAAGAGAACATGGAATATTTATACGAATTAATGGAGAATGCAAATAAGATTCAAAGAATCATTAAGTAA
- a CDS encoding pyridoxal phosphate-dependent aminotransferase yields MIATAKRLEGIGEYYFSQKLREIDELNKQGKNIINLGIGSPDLPPHPDVIKVLNEESVKPNVHAYQNYKGSPVLRKAFADWYQTWYHVTLNPDTEILPLIGSKEGIMHICMTYLNEGDEVLLPNPGYPTYRSAVKLAGGVCVDYDLKEENNYYPDFAALEQKDLSKVKLMWVNYPHMPTGQLASVEMYQQLIAFAKKHSILICHDNPYSFILNDNPMSLLSLDGAKDVVLELNSLSKSQNMAGWRVGVLCAAKERIDEVLRFKSNMDSGMFLPVQLAAAKALSLGKDWYDSVNKVYRERRAKVYELLDALNCIYSKDQVGLFMWARIPDIYKDGYALSDDVLYNSNVFITPGGIFGSAGEKYIRISLCGSIEKFEEAIKRVKNK; encoded by the coding sequence ATGATAGCAACAGCAAAAAGACTGGAAGGCATAGGTGAATATTATTTCTCACAGAAATTAAGGGAAATAGATGAACTGAACAAACAAGGCAAGAATATTATAAACCTTGGCATAGGAAGCCCTGACCTGCCGCCGCATCCTGATGTTATCAAGGTATTGAACGAAGAAAGTGTAAAACCAAATGTGCATGCGTATCAGAATTACAAAGGCTCGCCAGTCTTAAGAAAGGCTTTTGCTGATTGGTATCAAACATGGTATCATGTTACATTGAATCCAGATACAGAAATATTACCATTGATCGGCAGCAAAGAAGGCATCATGCATATCTGCATGACTTATTTAAATGAAGGAGACGAAGTGCTTTTACCAAATCCGGGTTATCCAACATATAGAAGTGCGGTAAAACTCGCTGGTGGTGTTTGTGTTGATTATGATCTTAAAGAAGAAAATAATTATTACCCAGATTTTGCCGCATTAGAACAAAAAGATCTTTCAAAAGTAAAATTGATGTGGGTTAACTACCCACACATGCCAACCGGTCAATTGGCTTCTGTTGAAATGTATCAACAACTGATTGCTTTTGCAAAAAAGCATAGCATATTGATTTGTCACGACAACCCGTACAGTTTTATTTTGAATGATAACCCAATGAGTTTATTAAGTCTTGATGGTGCAAAAGATGTGGTGCTTGAATTAAACTCATTAAGCAAATCGCAAAACATGGCGGGCTGGCGTGTGGGTGTTCTTTGCGCAGCAAAAGAAAGAATTGATGAAGTATTGCGTTTTAAAAGCAATATGGATAGCGGAATGTTCTTGCCTGTACAACTCGCTGCTGCAAAAGCTTTGAGCCTTGGCAAAGATTGGTACGATAGTGTAAATAAAGTGTACAGAGAACGCAGAGCAAAAGTTTATGAATTACTTGATGCTCTAAACTGTATCTATTCAAAAGACCAGGTAGGACTGTTTATGTGGGCAAGAATACCGGATATTTACAAAGATGGTTATGCATTAAGCGATGATGTTTTGTACAACAGCAATGTGTTCATAACACCCGGTGGAATATTTGGAAGCGCCGGTGAAAAATACATACGCATCAGTTTATGCGGCAGCATAGAAAAATTTGAAGAAGCAATTAAAAGAGTAAAAAATAAATAA
- a CDS encoding prephenate dehydratase, translated as METEHEKKHLNGTAIAKAKSKISIQGFEGSFHQEAARRFFGDDVEVICCPTFSEVLKIASDKALSSGGIMAIENSIAGSILGNYNLLRKSGLYIIGEVYLQIRQNLLVNPGVSLNDIREVHSHPMAIQQCLRFLDKYNWKLVESEDTALSAKQVHQHKSKHIAAIASTLAADLYHLNVIAPDIHTVKHNYTRFLVLQPDVPEVPVEGANKATVTFFTDNSRGSLAKVLGKIADGGIDLSKLQSFPIPETNWHYMFGVDMEFDTLDQFNKVINDIRPLTGDVTVYGIYKKGETIIF; from the coding sequence ATGGAAACAGAACATGAAAAAAAACATTTAAACGGCACTGCAATTGCAAAAGCCAAAAGTAAAATTTCTATCCAGGGTTTTGAAGGCAGCTTTCACCAGGAGGCAGCACGTAGATTTTTTGGAGATGATGTTGAAGTAATATGTTGCCCAACTTTTAGCGAGGTTTTGAAAATAGCATCGGATAAGGCATTGAGCTCTGGAGGTATCATGGCTATTGAAAATTCCATTGCAGGCAGTATTCTTGGTAACTATAATCTTTTGCGTAAAAGCGGGTTGTATATTATTGGAGAAGTTTACCTGCAGATTCGACAAAACTTATTGGTGAATCCTGGTGTTAGTTTGAATGATATTCGTGAAGTTCATTCTCATCCAATGGCCATACAACAATGTCTCAGGTTCCTTGATAAATATAATTGGAAACTTGTAGAATCAGAAGATACAGCCTTAAGCGCAAAACAGGTTCATCAGCATAAAAGCAAACATATTGCAGCTATTGCAAGTACTCTTGCTGCCGATCTTTATCATCTTAACGTTATAGCTCCTGATATACATACAGTAAAACATAATTATACAAGGTTTCTGGTATTGCAACCGGATGTTCCTGAAGTTCCGGTTGAGGGTGCGAATAAAGCAACTGTAACATTTTTTACAGATAACTCAAGAGGTAGTCTTGCAAAAGTGCTTGGTAAAATAGCAGACGGTGGCATTGATCTTTCCAAACTGCAAAGCTTTCCAATTCCTGAAACTAACTGGCATTATATGTTTGGTGTAGACATGGAGTTTGATACGCTTGACCAGTTCAATAAAGTAATAAATGACATTCGGCCATTAACCGGGGATGTTACCGTATATGGCATTTATAAGAAAGGTGAAACAATAATATTCTAA
- a CDS encoding RNA polymerase sigma factor: MKAEINEQILLRGLVNNDSKAIESIYKENYNMIQAFILNNNGTYDDARDIFQEAMITLYEKAKSESFVLTCQIKTYVYSVCRRLWLKRLQQMGRYVSTGESLEETVPVEDDLEVHEKRNAEFAIMERAMGSLGEPCKSLLDAYYIRKKGMTEIATEFGYTNADNAKNQKYKCLMRLKKLFFAQYNIGE, encoded by the coding sequence GTGAAAGCTGAGATCAACGAACAAATCTTATTACGCGGATTAGTTAACAACGATTCGAAAGCAATTGAATCTATTTATAAAGAAAATTATAACATGATTCAGGCTTTCATCCTCAATAACAATGGCACTTACGATGACGCAAGGGATATTTTTCAGGAAGCTATGATAACGCTGTATGAAAAAGCAAAAAGCGAATCATTTGTCTTAACCTGCCAAATAAAAACCTATGTTTATTCCGTATGCAGGAGATTATGGCTTAAACGTCTTCAACAAATGGGAAGATATGTTTCAACCGGCGAAAGCCTTGAAGAAACTGTTCCGGTAGAGGATGATCTGGAAGTTCACGAAAAGAGAAATGCAGAGTTTGCCATAATGGAAAGGGCAATGGGTAGTTTGGGCGAACCCTGTAAAAGTTTACTTGATGCATATTATATCCGAAAGAAGGGCATGACAGAAATTGCCACAGAATTTGGATACACTAACGCTGACAATGCAAAGAATCAAAAATATAAATGCCTGATGCGTTTGAAAAAATTATTCTTTGCCCAATATAATATAGGAGAGTGA